The region ACAGCTACTAGCAGCCTTGTCTGTCACCTTAGAGAAAGAAGTGGACTTAAAATGAAGCCAACACAGaggaaccaagaaatggagagagaCAGATTTTTAATGGCTTTATTTGAGTACCTGGATCCatccatttctgaagccaaataCTCTTGGCTTTTAAATTATGTGAGTCAATAAACCCTatcctctttattttattttaatctacTTAAGCCAATTTGAgttgggtttctgtcacttgGATCAGCATTGATAGGTGCAGACCAATATAGTGACCCAACTAGATGGTAAGCTCCTGAGAACAGGTGCTGCATTTTATAGACCTGAGCTCCTTGGGGACAGAGATGGTATCAGGTATGTCAGTACTGTACCATGTAGCATAGGGATGATCACAGAGTAACTGAGTAATAAACAAAGGGATAAACACCTCCTTGCATTTTCCCAGTGGACCAGTGCTTTGCATTTAGAAGACCCTAAAATACTTGAATTAAAGTTCACTGGAACAAGAACCACAAGACAAGCATTCTAATTCTCATGCGACACAAACCAGGCCCTTTGCTTCCCTGCAATTCCTCTGAGGATACTGATGTCTCACTTTCTCAATGGAATTACCTTACTGAAAGAGTTGTTGTAGAAGCCCTACAGGGCTGAGATACTTTAAATCAACCCAttatacagataagaaaactgagatttaAGCTAAAAAAAACTTGCTTACCACTGCATGGTGAGTCACAGGCAGAGTCCGTCACAATCCCCCATCCCATGACTCCCGGTCCAGTCCTCTGGCCTGGTGTCACTTTATTAAGCAAAGTGAATCAGTTACTTTCCCAGAGAGTTCATCAACCACTGAGAAAAATGGAACAAACTGCTCAACTCTACCAACTGCCCTGCTAAACCCTGAGGCAGTAACACTAGGGAAAGAACACTGGGCCAGGAGTCAAGAAAGCCAGGGCTTAGTCCCAGTTTTCACCCTTACTGGCTGCATGACTTTGGGCAATCCCTTCACTTCTCTAGGCTTAGTTTCCTCTTCCTAaaatgtgtgtgtgcaagtgAGGGCAGGGTTTGAAGGAGATTATCTCTAAGATCGCTGAAATTCTGGGATTACACGGGGTTGCTGGATAGTTCATCAAATCCCCAATATTAAACCCACATGGATTACCGATAATCTGAAGGCCAAGAAGCCAGCATCTCATCTGCAGATTCCAAGTTAAAACTGAGAAATTGGAGGTTCTAGATGAGTTTATATTCTTTCAATTTACCTTTGGAAGAAGAATAGAATGGAAATGCCTAAAATCCACCTCTCCAGGTACCACTGAGGAATATGGAGAgatcccccccaacacacacacacacacacacacacacacacatcttacaATTCTCCTTTCACACCCTCTCCAAAGATTCTAAAAGACCCATATCTAAGTTGAGGGGGATGAGATGGATTTGAAACAAGCCCATTAGAATGTCCATATCTGAATAAGCATTTTCCTCTTCAAAGTAGTCCTTTTGGGAGCTTGGGAAATTTTTCCAATAGGGCAGCAATTCCTCTTTGCATTTGTAAAAGTTCTCTTGGGGAACGAACCAGCTTCCTGTCTCTATCATCGTACCTTGGCTTTCACCACAAGTGACATTCCTCAATTTGATCACCCACCTTATTCTCCATTTGGCCCTGACTGACTTCAAGCCATTTCCAAAAATCACATTCCTCCTTTAAAAGATGGAGGTTTTCTATCAGTGAAGATGTGCAAGAGAATACACCCCATGCTCTGAAGACAATTCTCTACAATGTTTCGAGTGGTGGAATCATCAGTGAGTGATATCACACCTCCCCCAAGGGGACTCTTTTGAGGGTGCTGACACTTGTTGAGTGTCTGTCCTGAAGTGCTTATTTTAAAAGCCCTCTCTACTGCATGAATATCAtgtttttcctcctctttctcatCCTCAGAAGGCCTCAAACTTTTTTCTAGCCTTCACCAGTTCTCCTCCTCCACTCTTGTCATCCCCTGGCCCCACTTTCCCCAGCCCAACTCTCATCCTTGCCTGCGATTATGTAAATGTCCAAGTTGATGAATCTTCAAAATATGTCTTCAATTGAAGGTATGTGGGAGACTCTAATGGATCCTGGAAAACTGCCTCAGCATTTCTCATTCCCAAAAGGTCTTTCTCTGGTTCTTAGGATAAGATTACTGTCTTAGCCAAACATTTCAGAGGGTCCCAGGGACTCACTCCCATTTGGCATGGCACCAAAACTTCCTGCactgagagtggggagggggctgtgGAGGCCTGCCTTCCAGAGACCCATGTTGCCAGGTGCTGTCATCACCTGCATCTTAAACATTGGTTGGATGCTGTAGACATCCTCCTCCTCCCTTGTCATATCACAGCACTTTACAGATTACAAGATAGtcttttatttgtccttttggaatccTTTCAactgttttaaagatgaggaaactgagacttagagaagtGAAGTGAGATGCCCAAGTTGATAATGTCAGCAAGCGAAAGGTTAAAGTCAGATCTCTTGATTCCCTATCTCATGCTCTTTACAATACAGCAGAAACTGATCAGCCCTAGAGTAACTCCTCACTCCAATATCTCCCCTAAGATGGCACAATAAGCAGAGACCTTCAGAGATGCTAATGTAATGCTAACCCACTAATAAATGCAGTCTAACCATATCTTGGAACACAAACCCAAAGACCTAGTTCTAAGGTTCTGTCCCCTGCCTCAATATGCCTCTCACTGAATCCCCTCTCCCAGTGGCTGCTTGCTGAGGGTCAGCCAAGGAGGGGAGTGTCTTAGAGAAGCAGAGCCTACCTCTGACTCTTCCAAGAAAGGGACCTGGCAGGAAGAAGCCCCCGTCCCCAGAGCCTTGTCTAGGGGTCCCGCCCCCACCCATCCTCCTACCTGCCAAGAGCTGCATCCAGGCGCAGATCTTGTAGACCGTGGCCGTGTTGCAGAAGAAGAAAAGCGCAAAGCAGGTTATGCAGCCGAGGATCAGCACCATGGAGAGCAGCACGAAGAAGGCGGCCGCCTTAAAGGCGCCGGAGGGAATGGTGCTGAAGTCGGTGAAAGAGCCGCGGCAAGTGAGCTCGCGGCCCGCTAGCCCGCTGCCCACGCAGTAGTGGAAGAGGCCGAAGTAGCCGGGCTTGGGGGTGCTCACGCTGTCGCCTACCCAGTAGGGCTGGATGAAGACCACCACGTTGATGATGGCGAAGCAGATGGTGAAGATGGCCCAGAGCACGCCGATGGCCCGCGAGTTCCGCATGTAGTGCTCATGGTAGAGCTTGGAGGCCTCCTGCGAGGGCAGCATGGTGcccgggggcggggccggcggCGGCGGAGGCGGGGGCCGCCGGCCCGGGACGGACCGCCAAGCTGCGGGGCGGGAGCTGGGGACACACGCGAGAGGCGGCCCTGAGCCGAGGAACTCGTGAGGGCCGGACCTGGGGCAGAGCTGGGGTGAAGGAGCTGGGGACTGGGATGGGGAAGTGGGCTAGAAGGGGGTCATAAGAGTGTTGGCGCGGTGTCTGAGAGGAATGGCAAAGATCTCCTCTGGGGGGCCTAGGAAAGGGCCATGTGAAAGTTGGGGGGCTGGGATGAGGCTACGAGAGCTGGAATGGGAAAGAGGCtagaaagaggacatggaagagtTGGGGAGGGGGCTTAGGGGCTGGCATTGCGGGGTTAGAAAGGGGTCATGGGGGAATGGAATGGAGGTTGGGAGCCGGTATTGGAGGATTAGCAGAGGGGATGTATACAGGGAGCTCGGAAGAGAAATTGGGGGCTGGGATTAGGAGTAGAAGCAGGTCTGGTATTGGGTGTCTAAAAAGGAGCTATGGAGAGAGGGGTGGGCGCTTCTATGAAGGGGTAAGAAGGGAGTATAAGGGCTGGTACTGGGAGACTAGGAAGGTGATGTGGAGGCTAGGACTGGAACTGGGGGCTGGTATGAGGGTTTAAGAGGGCGAAGTGGCGGAATTAGGATGAGGCTAGGGGAGAGC is a window of Elephas maximus indicus isolate mEleMax1 chromosome 20, mEleMax1 primary haplotype, whole genome shotgun sequence DNA encoding:
- the LHFPL4 gene encoding LHFPL tetraspan subfamily member 4 protein, coding for MLPSQEASKLYHEHYMRNSRAIGVLWAIFTICFAIINVVVFIQPYWVGDSVSTPKPGYFGLFHYCVGSGLAGRELTCRGSFTDFSTIPSGAFKAAAFFVLLSMVLILGCITCFALFFFCNTATVYKICAWMQLLAALCLVLGCMIFPDGWDAETIRDMCGAKTGKYSLGDCSVRWAYILAIIGILNALILSFLAFVLGNRQTDLLQEELKQENKDFVSTTVSSVLRPGGDVSGWGVLPCPVAHSQGP